In Stigmatopora argus isolate UIUO_Sarg chromosome 10, RoL_Sarg_1.0, whole genome shotgun sequence, the following proteins share a genomic window:
- the ccdc9 gene encoding coiled-coil domain-containing protein 9 isoform X3 gives MLSTTELKTKEEKDAELDRRIEALKKKNEALVKRYQEIEEDKKRAEQEGIAITTPRKPRAHEPAEPGDRRRAEKENFSITVDVSKSPAGGDKRIVDDWKPSAPRGRRTSEEGDVPRGPADNRSPPRRTGSGRMAWGATPRGGGGGGGVRQERRTREPRTPRDGEPGEAGGRRGGRRGRGEGGGGGGGGSGPGRGRGGGGRGGGGDADAEGTPGGGDRKSKEWEEKRRQNIEKMNEEMEKIAEYERGQRADGDKPLRNFLDDPRRSGPVVDADRKEGSRRHVRNWGGLDFDNVKTGGELEKEWTSRRPGPKGSTDMTMSMTGRERAEYLRWKKERQEIDEERLARHRNATGQWRREWDMQKTDNMFKEEANVAVDGGALEQSGSRRADDGKRPPKGSTFGDFLSQGRSQGPRGERNRGKGRGGKPSYSMHDNRWEGEKEDEEKEKKDQSKPEKDASVPEPERKAEEMEDKEEPAEEEEQDDDQWEDASEGDEELSGEDCKKDDGREEVREDGRSPIRSPREKRTPRPRLRIPSPRVVAQNPPPAGKPISPFQLPEGHRPVSDWGEEMEMISPRSSVGGDSPPKPPSAVSSPPQRNEQEETGQPDKPDAVHSVTPPVSPPPGETEVVASEADSLPTDTSMATEADSLPTNMSMETESERAPSDSPDVSEREQGAADVRGEAESPSPATPTVLVSEPADEGSPIEAERETADNDQNNYDASDAKSDDGKSDDGKSDDGKSDDGKSDDGKSDDGKSDDAKSDDAKSDDAKSDDPSDAKSDDPSDAKNDDLSDTKSDDAKSHDASDAKNDDLRDDVKSDDASDAKTDDATTPEMSSEQPISE, from the exons ATG TTGTCAACTACGGAACTCAAGACCAAGGAAGAGAAGGACGCCGAATTGGACCGACGGATCGaagcactgaagaagaagaatgaaGCTCTGGTCAAGCGATATCAA GAAATTGAAGAGGACAAGAAGCGGGCAGAACAGGAAGGAATTGCCATCACCACTCCACGGAAACCCCGCGCCCACGAGCCGGCGGAGCCCGGAGACCGCAGGAGGGCGGAAAAAGAAAACTTCAGCATTACCGTCGACGTCTCCAAGTCCCCTGCGGGGGGA GACAAGCGCATAGTAGACGACTGGAAGCCCAGCGCCCCTCGCGGACGGAGGACGTCGGAAGAGGGCGACGTCCCCCGAGGACCCGCTGACAATCGCAGCCCCCCCAGGAGGACCGGCTCGGGGCGGATGGCGTGGGGGGCGACCcccagaggaggaggaggcggcggcggggtCCGTCAGGAAAGGAGAACGCGGGAACCGCGTACGCCCAGGGATGGCGAGCCAGGTGAAGCGGGGGGACGACGAGGAGGCAGGAGGGGAAGaggagagggaggaggaggaggaggtggtggtagtggacctggaagaggaagaggaggaggaggaagaggaggcggaggagatGCAGATGCAGAAGGGACGCCAGGCGGTGGTGACAGGAAATCCAAA GAATGGGAGGAGAAGAGGCggcaaaacattgaaaaaatgaaCGAGGAAATGGAGAAAATAGCCGAGTACGAGAGAGGACAGCGG GCTGATGGTGATAAGCCCCTCCGCAACTTTTTGGACGACCCGCGTCGCTCCGGCCCGGTTGTGGACGCGGACCGCAAGGAGGGCAGCAGGAGACACGTCCGCAACTGGGGCGGTCTAGACTTTGACAATGTCAAGACCGGCGGCGAGCTAGAGAAAGAGTGGAct aGCCGGCGACCCGGCCCCAAAGGCTCGACGGACATGACCATGTCCATGACGGGCCGCGAGCGAGCCGAGTACCTGCGCTGGAAGAAGGAACGCCAGGAAATCGACGAGGAGCGACTGGCGCGTCACCGCAATGCCACGGGACAGTGGAGGAGGGAGTGGGACATGCAGAAAACTGACAACAT GTTCAAGGAGGAAGCAAACGTGGCTGTCGATGGCGGCGCGCTAGAGCAGAGTGGAAGCAGGAGAG CAGACGATGGCAAGCGGCCCCCCAAAGGGTCCACATTCGGTGACTTCCTCTCCCAGGGCAGGTCCCAGGGGCCCCGAGGGGAGCGCAACCGAGGGAAGGGCCGAGGAGGGAAACCCAGCTACAG TATGCACGACAACCGCTGGGAAGGCGAGAAAGAAGacgaggagaaggagaagaaagaCCAATCCAAACCAGAAAAGGATGCGTCCGTTCCGGAACCAGAGCGAAAG GCGGAGGAAATGGAAGACAAAGAAGAGCCCGCGGAAGAGGAAGAGCAAGACGACGACCAGTGGGAAGACGCCAGCGAGGGTGACGAGGAACTGTCCGGCGAAGATTGCAAGAAGGACGACGGCAGAGAGGAAGTCCGCGAAGACGGCCGCTCCCCCATCCGAAGCCCCCGGGAAAAGCGGACCCCGAGACCCAGGCTCCGCATCCCCTCGCCCCGGGTCGTCGCGCAGAATCCCCCACCGGCGGGGAAGCCCATCAGTCCCTTCCAGCTTCCGGAAGGACACCGGCCCGTGTCGGACTGGGGGGAGGAAATGGAGATGATTTCGCCCAGGAGCAGCGTGGGAGGGGATAGCCCCCCGAAACCCCCGAGTGCTGTGAGCAGCCCCCCTCAGAGGAATGAGCAGGAAGAGACCGGCCAACCCGACAAGCCAGACGCAG tccacTCAGTCACGCCGCCGGTTTCGCCACCGCCGGGAGAGACGGAAGTCGTGGCGTCAGAAGCAGACTCGCTCCCGACGGACACGTCAATGGCGACAGAAGCGGACTCGCTCCCGACGAACATGTCAATGGAGACAGAGTCCGAACGGGCTCCGTCCGACTCGCCGGACGTCAGCGAACGCGAGCAGGGTGCGGCCGACGTGCGAG GCGAAGCTGAAAGTCCTTCGCCGGCCACGCCCACTGTCCTGGTGAGCGAACCCGCCGACGAAGGAAGCCCAATCGAGGCAGAACGGGAGACGGCCGACAATGACCAGAACAACTATGACGCCAGCGACGCAAAAAGCGATGATGGAAAAAGCGATGATGGAAAAAGCGATGATGGAAAAAGCGATGATGGAAAAAGCGATGATGGAAAAAGCGATGATGGAAAAAGCGATGATGCAAAAAGCGATGATGCAAAAAGCGATGATGCAAAAAGCGATGATCCCAGCGACGCAAAAAGCGATGATCCCAGCGACGCAAAAAACGATGACCTCAGCGACACCAAAAGCGATGACGCAAAAAGCCATGACGCCAGCGACGCAAAAAACGATGACCTCCGCGATGACGTAAAAAGCGATGACGCCAGCGACGCAAAAACCGATGACGCCACTACACCGGAGATGTCGTCCGAACAGCCCATCTCAG AGTGA
- the ccdc9 gene encoding coiled-coil domain-containing protein 9 isoform X1, whose translation MLSTTELKTKEEKDAELDRRIEALKKKNEALVKRYQEIEEDKKRAEQEGIAITTPRKPRAHEPAEPGDRRRAEKENFSITVDVSKSPAGGDKRIVDDWKPSAPRGRRTSEEGDVPRGPADNRSPPRRTGSGRMAWGATPRGGGGGGGVRQERRTREPRTPRDGEPGEAGGRRGGRRGRGEGGGGGGGGSGPGRGRGGGGRGGGGDADAEGTPGGGDRKSKEWEEKRRQNIEKMNEEMEKIAEYERGQRADGDKPLRNFLDDPRRSGPVVDADRKEGSRRHVRNWGGLDFDNVKTGGELEKEWTSRRPGPKGSTDMTMSMTGRERAEYLRWKKERQEIDEERLARHRNATGQWRREWDMQKTDNMFKEEANVAVDGGALEQSGSRRARGRSFGSEPRGRASDDGKRPPKGSTFGDFLSQGRSQGPRGERNRGKGRGGKPSYSMHDNRWEGEKEDEEKEKKDQSKPEKDASVPEPERKAEEMEDKEEPAEEEEQDDDQWEDASEGDEELSGEDCKKDDGREEVREDGRSPIRSPREKRTPRPRLRIPSPRVVAQNPPPAGKPISPFQLPEGHRPVSDWGEEMEMISPRSSVGGDSPPKPPSAVSSPPQRNEQEETGQPDKPDAVHSVTPPVSPPPGETEVVASEADSLPTDTSMATEADSLPTNMSMETESERAPSDSPDVSEREQGAADVRGEAESPSPATPTVLVSEPADEGSPIEAERETADNDQNNYDASDAKSDDGKSDDGKSDDGKSDDGKSDDGKSDDGKSDDAKSDDAKSDDAKSDDPSDAKSDDPSDAKNDDLSDTKSDDAKSHDASDAKNDDLRDDVKSDDASDAKTDDATTPEMSSEQPISE comes from the exons ATG TTGTCAACTACGGAACTCAAGACCAAGGAAGAGAAGGACGCCGAATTGGACCGACGGATCGaagcactgaagaagaagaatgaaGCTCTGGTCAAGCGATATCAA GAAATTGAAGAGGACAAGAAGCGGGCAGAACAGGAAGGAATTGCCATCACCACTCCACGGAAACCCCGCGCCCACGAGCCGGCGGAGCCCGGAGACCGCAGGAGGGCGGAAAAAGAAAACTTCAGCATTACCGTCGACGTCTCCAAGTCCCCTGCGGGGGGA GACAAGCGCATAGTAGACGACTGGAAGCCCAGCGCCCCTCGCGGACGGAGGACGTCGGAAGAGGGCGACGTCCCCCGAGGACCCGCTGACAATCGCAGCCCCCCCAGGAGGACCGGCTCGGGGCGGATGGCGTGGGGGGCGACCcccagaggaggaggaggcggcggcggggtCCGTCAGGAAAGGAGAACGCGGGAACCGCGTACGCCCAGGGATGGCGAGCCAGGTGAAGCGGGGGGACGACGAGGAGGCAGGAGGGGAAGaggagagggaggaggaggaggaggtggtggtagtggacctggaagaggaagaggaggaggaggaagaggaggcggaggagatGCAGATGCAGAAGGGACGCCAGGCGGTGGTGACAGGAAATCCAAA GAATGGGAGGAGAAGAGGCggcaaaacattgaaaaaatgaaCGAGGAAATGGAGAAAATAGCCGAGTACGAGAGAGGACAGCGG GCTGATGGTGATAAGCCCCTCCGCAACTTTTTGGACGACCCGCGTCGCTCCGGCCCGGTTGTGGACGCGGACCGCAAGGAGGGCAGCAGGAGACACGTCCGCAACTGGGGCGGTCTAGACTTTGACAATGTCAAGACCGGCGGCGAGCTAGAGAAAGAGTGGAct aGCCGGCGACCCGGCCCCAAAGGCTCGACGGACATGACCATGTCCATGACGGGCCGCGAGCGAGCCGAGTACCTGCGCTGGAAGAAGGAACGCCAGGAAATCGACGAGGAGCGACTGGCGCGTCACCGCAATGCCACGGGACAGTGGAGGAGGGAGTGGGACATGCAGAAAACTGACAACAT GTTCAAGGAGGAAGCAAACGTGGCTGTCGATGGCGGCGCGCTAGAGCAGAGTGGAAGCAGGAGAG CCCGAGGGCGTAGCTTTGGCAGCGAGCCCCGGGGCAGAGCTTCAG ACGATGGCAAGCGGCCCCCCAAAGGGTCCACATTCGGTGACTTCCTCTCCCAGGGCAGGTCCCAGGGGCCCCGAGGGGAGCGCAACCGAGGGAAGGGCCGAGGAGGGAAACCCAGCTACAG TATGCACGACAACCGCTGGGAAGGCGAGAAAGAAGacgaggagaaggagaagaaagaCCAATCCAAACCAGAAAAGGATGCGTCCGTTCCGGAACCAGAGCGAAAG GCGGAGGAAATGGAAGACAAAGAAGAGCCCGCGGAAGAGGAAGAGCAAGACGACGACCAGTGGGAAGACGCCAGCGAGGGTGACGAGGAACTGTCCGGCGAAGATTGCAAGAAGGACGACGGCAGAGAGGAAGTCCGCGAAGACGGCCGCTCCCCCATCCGAAGCCCCCGGGAAAAGCGGACCCCGAGACCCAGGCTCCGCATCCCCTCGCCCCGGGTCGTCGCGCAGAATCCCCCACCGGCGGGGAAGCCCATCAGTCCCTTCCAGCTTCCGGAAGGACACCGGCCCGTGTCGGACTGGGGGGAGGAAATGGAGATGATTTCGCCCAGGAGCAGCGTGGGAGGGGATAGCCCCCCGAAACCCCCGAGTGCTGTGAGCAGCCCCCCTCAGAGGAATGAGCAGGAAGAGACCGGCCAACCCGACAAGCCAGACGCAG tccacTCAGTCACGCCGCCGGTTTCGCCACCGCCGGGAGAGACGGAAGTCGTGGCGTCAGAAGCAGACTCGCTCCCGACGGACACGTCAATGGCGACAGAAGCGGACTCGCTCCCGACGAACATGTCAATGGAGACAGAGTCCGAACGGGCTCCGTCCGACTCGCCGGACGTCAGCGAACGCGAGCAGGGTGCGGCCGACGTGCGAG GCGAAGCTGAAAGTCCTTCGCCGGCCACGCCCACTGTCCTGGTGAGCGAACCCGCCGACGAAGGAAGCCCAATCGAGGCAGAACGGGAGACGGCCGACAATGACCAGAACAACTATGACGCCAGCGACGCAAAAAGCGATGATGGAAAAAGCGATGATGGAAAAAGCGATGATGGAAAAAGCGATGATGGAAAAAGCGATGATGGAAAAAGCGATGATGGAAAAAGCGATGATGCAAAAAGCGATGATGCAAAAAGCGATGATGCAAAAAGCGATGATCCCAGCGACGCAAAAAGCGATGATCCCAGCGACGCAAAAAACGATGACCTCAGCGACACCAAAAGCGATGACGCAAAAAGCCATGACGCCAGCGACGCAAAAAACGATGACCTCCGCGATGACGTAAAAAGCGATGACGCCAGCGACGCAAAAACCGATGACGCCACTACACCGGAGATGTCGTCCGAACAGCCCATCTCAG AGTGA
- the ccdc9 gene encoding coiled-coil domain-containing protein 9 isoform X4, whose protein sequence is MLSTTELKTKEEKDAELDRRIEALKKKNEALVKRYQEIEEDKKRAEQEGIAITTPRKPRAHEPAEPGDRRRAEKENFSITVDVSKSPAGGDKRIVDDWKPSAPRGRRTSEEGDVPRGPADNRSPPRRTGSGRMAWGATPRGGGGGGGVRQERRTREPRTPRDGEPGEAGGRRGGRRGRGEGGGGGGGGSGPGRGRGGGGRGGGGDADAEGTPGGGDRKSKEWEEKRRQNIEKMNEEMEKIAEYERGQRADGDKPLRNFLDDPRRSGPVVDADRKEGSRRHVRNWGGLDFDNVKTGGELEKEWTSRRPGPKGSTDMTMSMTGRERAEYLRWKKERQEIDEERLARHRNATGQWRREWDMQKTDNMFKEEANVAVDGGALEQSGSRRDDGKRPPKGSTFGDFLSQGRSQGPRGERNRGKGRGGKPSYSMHDNRWEGEKEDEEKEKKDQSKPEKDASVPEPERKAEEMEDKEEPAEEEEQDDDQWEDASEGDEELSGEDCKKDDGREEVREDGRSPIRSPREKRTPRPRLRIPSPRVVAQNPPPAGKPISPFQLPEGHRPVSDWGEEMEMISPRSSVGGDSPPKPPSAVSSPPQRNEQEETGQPDKPDAVHSVTPPVSPPPGETEVVASEADSLPTDTSMATEADSLPTNMSMETESERAPSDSPDVSEREQGAADVRGEAESPSPATPTVLVSEPADEGSPIEAERETADNDQNNYDASDAKSDDGKSDDGKSDDGKSDDGKSDDGKSDDGKSDDAKSDDAKSDDAKSDDPSDAKSDDPSDAKNDDLSDTKSDDAKSHDASDAKNDDLRDDVKSDDASDAKTDDATTPEMSSEQPISE, encoded by the exons ATG TTGTCAACTACGGAACTCAAGACCAAGGAAGAGAAGGACGCCGAATTGGACCGACGGATCGaagcactgaagaagaagaatgaaGCTCTGGTCAAGCGATATCAA GAAATTGAAGAGGACAAGAAGCGGGCAGAACAGGAAGGAATTGCCATCACCACTCCACGGAAACCCCGCGCCCACGAGCCGGCGGAGCCCGGAGACCGCAGGAGGGCGGAAAAAGAAAACTTCAGCATTACCGTCGACGTCTCCAAGTCCCCTGCGGGGGGA GACAAGCGCATAGTAGACGACTGGAAGCCCAGCGCCCCTCGCGGACGGAGGACGTCGGAAGAGGGCGACGTCCCCCGAGGACCCGCTGACAATCGCAGCCCCCCCAGGAGGACCGGCTCGGGGCGGATGGCGTGGGGGGCGACCcccagaggaggaggaggcggcggcggggtCCGTCAGGAAAGGAGAACGCGGGAACCGCGTACGCCCAGGGATGGCGAGCCAGGTGAAGCGGGGGGACGACGAGGAGGCAGGAGGGGAAGaggagagggaggaggaggaggaggtggtggtagtggacctggaagaggaagaggaggaggaggaagaggaggcggaggagatGCAGATGCAGAAGGGACGCCAGGCGGTGGTGACAGGAAATCCAAA GAATGGGAGGAGAAGAGGCggcaaaacattgaaaaaatgaaCGAGGAAATGGAGAAAATAGCCGAGTACGAGAGAGGACAGCGG GCTGATGGTGATAAGCCCCTCCGCAACTTTTTGGACGACCCGCGTCGCTCCGGCCCGGTTGTGGACGCGGACCGCAAGGAGGGCAGCAGGAGACACGTCCGCAACTGGGGCGGTCTAGACTTTGACAATGTCAAGACCGGCGGCGAGCTAGAGAAAGAGTGGAct aGCCGGCGACCCGGCCCCAAAGGCTCGACGGACATGACCATGTCCATGACGGGCCGCGAGCGAGCCGAGTACCTGCGCTGGAAGAAGGAACGCCAGGAAATCGACGAGGAGCGACTGGCGCGTCACCGCAATGCCACGGGACAGTGGAGGAGGGAGTGGGACATGCAGAAAACTGACAACAT GTTCAAGGAGGAAGCAAACGTGGCTGTCGATGGCGGCGCGCTAGAGCAGAGTGGAAGCAGGAGAG ACGATGGCAAGCGGCCCCCCAAAGGGTCCACATTCGGTGACTTCCTCTCCCAGGGCAGGTCCCAGGGGCCCCGAGGGGAGCGCAACCGAGGGAAGGGCCGAGGAGGGAAACCCAGCTACAG TATGCACGACAACCGCTGGGAAGGCGAGAAAGAAGacgaggagaaggagaagaaagaCCAATCCAAACCAGAAAAGGATGCGTCCGTTCCGGAACCAGAGCGAAAG GCGGAGGAAATGGAAGACAAAGAAGAGCCCGCGGAAGAGGAAGAGCAAGACGACGACCAGTGGGAAGACGCCAGCGAGGGTGACGAGGAACTGTCCGGCGAAGATTGCAAGAAGGACGACGGCAGAGAGGAAGTCCGCGAAGACGGCCGCTCCCCCATCCGAAGCCCCCGGGAAAAGCGGACCCCGAGACCCAGGCTCCGCATCCCCTCGCCCCGGGTCGTCGCGCAGAATCCCCCACCGGCGGGGAAGCCCATCAGTCCCTTCCAGCTTCCGGAAGGACACCGGCCCGTGTCGGACTGGGGGGAGGAAATGGAGATGATTTCGCCCAGGAGCAGCGTGGGAGGGGATAGCCCCCCGAAACCCCCGAGTGCTGTGAGCAGCCCCCCTCAGAGGAATGAGCAGGAAGAGACCGGCCAACCCGACAAGCCAGACGCAG tccacTCAGTCACGCCGCCGGTTTCGCCACCGCCGGGAGAGACGGAAGTCGTGGCGTCAGAAGCAGACTCGCTCCCGACGGACACGTCAATGGCGACAGAAGCGGACTCGCTCCCGACGAACATGTCAATGGAGACAGAGTCCGAACGGGCTCCGTCCGACTCGCCGGACGTCAGCGAACGCGAGCAGGGTGCGGCCGACGTGCGAG GCGAAGCTGAAAGTCCTTCGCCGGCCACGCCCACTGTCCTGGTGAGCGAACCCGCCGACGAAGGAAGCCCAATCGAGGCAGAACGGGAGACGGCCGACAATGACCAGAACAACTATGACGCCAGCGACGCAAAAAGCGATGATGGAAAAAGCGATGATGGAAAAAGCGATGATGGAAAAAGCGATGATGGAAAAAGCGATGATGGAAAAAGCGATGATGGAAAAAGCGATGATGCAAAAAGCGATGATGCAAAAAGCGATGATGCAAAAAGCGATGATCCCAGCGACGCAAAAAGCGATGATCCCAGCGACGCAAAAAACGATGACCTCAGCGACACCAAAAGCGATGACGCAAAAAGCCATGACGCCAGCGACGCAAAAAACGATGACCTCCGCGATGACGTAAAAAGCGATGACGCCAGCGACGCAAAAACCGATGACGCCACTACACCGGAGATGTCGTCCGAACAGCCCATCTCAG AGTGA
- the ccdc9 gene encoding coiled-coil domain-containing protein 9 isoform X2 encodes MLSTTELKTKEEKDAELDRRIEALKKKNEALVKRYQEIEEDKKRAEQEGIAITTPRKPRAHEPAEPGDRRRAEKENFSITVDVSKSPAGGDKRIVDDWKPSAPRGRRTSEEGDVPRGPADNRSPPRRTGSGRMAWGATPRGGGGGGGVRQERRTREPRTPRDGEPGEAGGRRGGRRGRGEGGGGGGGGSGPGRGRGGGGRGGGGDADAEGTPGGGDRKSKEWEEKRRQNIEKMNEEMEKIAEYERGQRADGDKPLRNFLDDPRRSGPVVDADRKEGSRRHVRNWGGLDFDNVKTGGELEKEWTSRRPGPKGSTDMTMSMTGRERAEYLRWKKERQEIDEERLARHRNATGQWRREWDMQKTDNMFKEEANVAVDGGALEQSGSRRARGRSFGSEPRGRASDDGKRPPKGSTFGDFLSQGRSQGPRGERNRGKGRGGKPSYSMHDNRWEGEKEDEEKEKKDQSKPEKDASVPEPERKAEEMEDKEEPAEEEEQDDDQWEDASEGDEELSGEDCKKDDGREEVREDGRSPIRSPREKRTPRPRLRIPSPRVVAQNPPPAGKPISPFQLPEGHRPVSDWGEEMEMISPRSSVGGDSPPKPPSAVSSPPQRNEQEETGQPDKPDAVHSVTPPVSPPPGETEVVASEADSLPTDTSMATEADSLPTNMSMETESERAPSDSPDVSEREQGEAESPSPATPTVLVSEPADEGSPIEAERETADNDQNNYDASDAKSDDGKSDDGKSDDGKSDDGKSDDGKSDDGKSDDAKSDDAKSDDAKSDDPSDAKSDDPSDAKNDDLSDTKSDDAKSHDASDAKNDDLRDDVKSDDASDAKTDDATTPEMSSEQPISE; translated from the exons ATG TTGTCAACTACGGAACTCAAGACCAAGGAAGAGAAGGACGCCGAATTGGACCGACGGATCGaagcactgaagaagaagaatgaaGCTCTGGTCAAGCGATATCAA GAAATTGAAGAGGACAAGAAGCGGGCAGAACAGGAAGGAATTGCCATCACCACTCCACGGAAACCCCGCGCCCACGAGCCGGCGGAGCCCGGAGACCGCAGGAGGGCGGAAAAAGAAAACTTCAGCATTACCGTCGACGTCTCCAAGTCCCCTGCGGGGGGA GACAAGCGCATAGTAGACGACTGGAAGCCCAGCGCCCCTCGCGGACGGAGGACGTCGGAAGAGGGCGACGTCCCCCGAGGACCCGCTGACAATCGCAGCCCCCCCAGGAGGACCGGCTCGGGGCGGATGGCGTGGGGGGCGACCcccagaggaggaggaggcggcggcggggtCCGTCAGGAAAGGAGAACGCGGGAACCGCGTACGCCCAGGGATGGCGAGCCAGGTGAAGCGGGGGGACGACGAGGAGGCAGGAGGGGAAGaggagagggaggaggaggaggaggtggtggtagtggacctggaagaggaagaggaggaggaggaagaggaggcggaggagatGCAGATGCAGAAGGGACGCCAGGCGGTGGTGACAGGAAATCCAAA GAATGGGAGGAGAAGAGGCggcaaaacattgaaaaaatgaaCGAGGAAATGGAGAAAATAGCCGAGTACGAGAGAGGACAGCGG GCTGATGGTGATAAGCCCCTCCGCAACTTTTTGGACGACCCGCGTCGCTCCGGCCCGGTTGTGGACGCGGACCGCAAGGAGGGCAGCAGGAGACACGTCCGCAACTGGGGCGGTCTAGACTTTGACAATGTCAAGACCGGCGGCGAGCTAGAGAAAGAGTGGAct aGCCGGCGACCCGGCCCCAAAGGCTCGACGGACATGACCATGTCCATGACGGGCCGCGAGCGAGCCGAGTACCTGCGCTGGAAGAAGGAACGCCAGGAAATCGACGAGGAGCGACTGGCGCGTCACCGCAATGCCACGGGACAGTGGAGGAGGGAGTGGGACATGCAGAAAACTGACAACAT GTTCAAGGAGGAAGCAAACGTGGCTGTCGATGGCGGCGCGCTAGAGCAGAGTGGAAGCAGGAGAG CCCGAGGGCGTAGCTTTGGCAGCGAGCCCCGGGGCAGAGCTTCAG ACGATGGCAAGCGGCCCCCCAAAGGGTCCACATTCGGTGACTTCCTCTCCCAGGGCAGGTCCCAGGGGCCCCGAGGGGAGCGCAACCGAGGGAAGGGCCGAGGAGGGAAACCCAGCTACAG TATGCACGACAACCGCTGGGAAGGCGAGAAAGAAGacgaggagaaggagaagaaagaCCAATCCAAACCAGAAAAGGATGCGTCCGTTCCGGAACCAGAGCGAAAG GCGGAGGAAATGGAAGACAAAGAAGAGCCCGCGGAAGAGGAAGAGCAAGACGACGACCAGTGGGAAGACGCCAGCGAGGGTGACGAGGAACTGTCCGGCGAAGATTGCAAGAAGGACGACGGCAGAGAGGAAGTCCGCGAAGACGGCCGCTCCCCCATCCGAAGCCCCCGGGAAAAGCGGACCCCGAGACCCAGGCTCCGCATCCCCTCGCCCCGGGTCGTCGCGCAGAATCCCCCACCGGCGGGGAAGCCCATCAGTCCCTTCCAGCTTCCGGAAGGACACCGGCCCGTGTCGGACTGGGGGGAGGAAATGGAGATGATTTCGCCCAGGAGCAGCGTGGGAGGGGATAGCCCCCCGAAACCCCCGAGTGCTGTGAGCAGCCCCCCTCAGAGGAATGAGCAGGAAGAGACCGGCCAACCCGACAAGCCAGACGCAG tccacTCAGTCACGCCGCCGGTTTCGCCACCGCCGGGAGAGACGGAAGTCGTGGCGTCAGAAGCAGACTCGCTCCCGACGGACACGTCAATGGCGACAGAAGCGGACTCGCTCCCGACGAACATGTCAATGGAGACAGAGTCCGAACGGGCTCCGTCCGACTCGCCGGACGTCAGCGAACGCGAGCAGG GCGAAGCTGAAAGTCCTTCGCCGGCCACGCCCACTGTCCTGGTGAGCGAACCCGCCGACGAAGGAAGCCCAATCGAGGCAGAACGGGAGACGGCCGACAATGACCAGAACAACTATGACGCCAGCGACGCAAAAAGCGATGATGGAAAAAGCGATGATGGAAAAAGCGATGATGGAAAAAGCGATGATGGAAAAAGCGATGATGGAAAAAGCGATGATGGAAAAAGCGATGATGCAAAAAGCGATGATGCAAAAAGCGATGATGCAAAAAGCGATGATCCCAGCGACGCAAAAAGCGATGATCCCAGCGACGCAAAAAACGATGACCTCAGCGACACCAAAAGCGATGACGCAAAAAGCCATGACGCCAGCGACGCAAAAAACGATGACCTCCGCGATGACGTAAAAAGCGATGACGCCAGCGACGCAAAAACCGATGACGCCACTACACCGGAGATGTCGTCCGAACAGCCCATCTCAG AGTGA